DNA sequence from the Mangifera indica cultivar Alphonso chromosome 18, CATAS_Mindica_2.1, whole genome shotgun sequence genome:
atttttgctcTTGAGGAGGCTAAGGATGATGTAAAGGTTAAGGGTTAGTGTTTCTAGCTTGGAATCCTGGAGGTGGCTGCTTAAAATTCTGGTTTGGGTTAGAAGTATTGGCTTGGTTTGACCATGCAAAGTTTGGGTGGTTCTTCCAGCCTGGGTTATATGTATTTGAGTAAGGATTACCCTGTCCCCTTTGGTTGTAATTGAGAAAATTCACTTGCTCATTTGTAGGCTTATGTGTATAGTGGGTACCCATTTGACATTCAAAGCTCGCATGATCCCCTCCACAATTCTCACAACTAGAAGTTTTTATAACCTTCATATCTAATCTCTCCAATTTCTTTGTCAATGCATCCAACTTAGCATTCACCATAGTAATTCCATCCACTTCATGTACTCCTAAATGTCTTCTTTGACTAGCTCTATCATTAGGCCATCGACAACTGTTAGAAGCCATTTCTTCAATCAAGTGCAAAGCCATGTCGAATGTTTTACTCATTAATGACCCATTAGCAGCTGCATCCAAAATACTTTTCAACGAGTGAGAAAGACCATTatagaaagtttgaaaaactagcCAGTCAGGCAAACCATGATAGGGACATTGTCTCTGTAGATCTTTGAACCTTTCCCAAGcttcatataaaaactcatcatcCCTTTGGCAAAAAGTGGCAATCTCATTTCTTAATTTGACCGTTTTACCAGGTGGAAAATATTTTGCAAGGAAAGCTTCAGAAAGTGTTTGCCAAGTAGTGAATGCACCAGGTGCCCTAGAATCTAACCAAGATGTTGCCCTATccttcaaagaaaatggaaatagcGTTAATTTGATTGCATCTTCAGAAACCCCATTCATTTTAAAGGTGTCACATATATGAGAGAAATGTGACAAGTGAACATGTGGATCTTCATTTTCTAACCCTCCAAATTGGTTTTGTTGCACCATTTGAACAATagaaagtttaatctcaaaattattaGCAACCACAGCGGGCCTCACTACACTAGAATAACCATCATGTACAGTAGGTATATCATAATCACGAAGAGCTCGCTGATAGTTGATGTTATCTTCCATGGCAACTTTTTGTCTTACCCGTCTTTCTCTTCTACATCTTCTAAAGGTTCTCTCAATTTCTGggtcaaaatccaataattctGGATTTTGAGATCTGGTCATAAACCAATAGAATACCTATAAAGAAAGAACAAAGACAACCAGAaataaaatagaacaaaaataaaataaaataaaataaaataaaactctagtctagtcaaactacaaattatattaatatcaacAAAACACCAATCCCCGACAGCAGTGCCAAAAACTTGTTGTCAATGGCTCGCAAGTAtacgagtcaatcaagtaatatagaaagatgtcaGTCCCACAGAGATTGGTTGTCGAATACTAGCttgttttatagtttaaattagcaagagaaataaaaaagctatggattgggattgaattaaaattaataaaataaagcaaactAACTAAATCGAAACTAACAAAGGAAATTAATCACCtagcaaattaaaagtgaaataccaattatagagaagcctagggtttatgatttcactatcaattactcaaaaattagTAACGAATCCaattgttgatggttgattatcctattttacccaatttctctctcaaggttaattaggagtgttaagattaaaagtgtacctactttcgtggtatgttgttaatcaaaacccattaatttctatgacaatcaatttacccacaaaagatttatatttatctctaaataaaaccctaggtttagcaaaAGCATGAACTAATTaggtatgtatttctcaatttCATACTccaatctacaaacaagcatggtattgggccctaacaccaagcaagaagttaaaatcacaattactaaatcaaacatttatcatcattaattaaaattcaaaacccattacataatccttgagaatttatagattcatcataaaccctagcaaaggaAATTAGTTATTCATGTCTATAAAGTTTAAGCTACAAGATAAAGTTGGAGAGAtagacattttgaatcaataaaagaagataataagagagataagaaaaactctaaggtcttcaaatcttgattctcttgggtcttctATCTTTAATCTTGGATCTTCCCTCTTTTACCTGTTTCttgaagctttctctctctaaaaatcctttGAGCTGCTGTATATTTGGTTCCCCTGGTGGAGAAGacgtaattttctttttatacctgTCACTTAACCCtactttatgttttttttttctttacgcccagtaattatgggcaccaaTTATGACCATAAGACTGCCCATAATTACTCTCTGCCTCCTGATGTAAATCCTTTTCATTTGCTTCTTTAAACTTCCATTTTCACTCTAAAAGGGGCTTGAATGACTCCAtatcatctaaaaatataattcaaagcacaaaataagatcaagccatcaagattaaacaaaacttaaagaatttgacaaaatggaccaaaattcacttaaaaactatactattataactttatttgtgtgtatttcatacacacatcaTCACTTGGAACAACATTCCTTTCTTTTCTGATCtacaagaatttttttgttgatcCTAGGCTTGTGTCATTGTTTCTCTAATTAGCCTCACATACTCAATCATCCCTTAGAATGTAACACCCTTTTTGCAAAAGTACTACTCTTTGAAAAAAAGTGTTACTAGATTGATTATAGAAGcgtatcatttaataaaattcataaaagataataaatatataagtaaaacctctttattaaaactattaaaaatatactaaaatacccttataagAAAACTAGTCTGGAAGCATATCAAAAGATGTTTATCAAATCCAAATCACTAAAAATATATCGCCTAGTATAACAACTAGAATAAAACTAAATGTAAATAAGAATTtggaaaatgacaaaaattccCTCTAGCTCTATGCCCTCTGATCGCCCTTCGTCCCACAACTGTCATGATCACCTATATCTACACACATAAAAATAAGTGGATGAGTGATAAACACCTAGTAAGTAGGAGACTCTGACCATTATGAAAACTCTGAATTTGCCAAATGCTCTTGACCTTACTATGTCATCTAGAGTTGGCATCAAACTTTTTACTGAATGATGACAGGTCCTAGTAACTAAACTAGTGCTTATATCTTAAGTTAGGGTTAACTATACTATATATCTTacttttggatcaaattatgtCCTAGCCTGGTCATTAAGGAACCACTCTCCCAAATTCCTATTGATCGTGACATTATTATAATTGGTGGAAGCATATAAATTTGGAAGCCAACTGTAACGATGAACCGAGTTGATTAGTTTGGATCgaatacaaggatttgacactttgaCCATATGAGTTATTAATTAGGTTCCCAACCTAACTATACTTTAACCAGACTTTACTATGAGTATTACCCTACTGCGAGTCTAATGTTAAGAATATTTACTCATGGTGTGCCTTCGTAACGATTTTAGAATGATTAGCATGCTTACATCTCTTTAATTTCCACCTAACTAATGGCTAATGCCTCTAATTACTTTAACTAATTGGCACAATAGGTACTACTGCGTACCCTAAAGGCTTAATCTATTGCTCGAGATGACCCTTCTCTCTCTAGCCTAGTTTATGAGTCAAAATTCCTTTTTTGCCCTCTATACATGGGCGTGTCTATTGCCCACACGAATATGTGTCTAGTTACTGTTCATGTTCACTATTCCTTCTCCCCAAGGCCATAActtatataatactattcatagACATACAGACGTGTACCCTCATCTACACCTCAATATATCCTTTAACTGGAATAGTCTAAATCATTCTTCCTAATTCCAACTCGACCGCTCACCTTTGTAAAGGTAGATCATCAATCTTTGGATACATGCTCTTCTTAGATTTTTTAGgctttaggtttttaaaaatgatcTCCAAAAGCACTATGATGAACCCTTTAGAAATTGATTCTACGGTCTAGACACACAAGCATGtgtcatttaaattttaactaaacaTTGAATTAGCTTATCCAGCTCACATGACAAGGACACATGGAAATGGCCTCCCCCACACACGATCGTGTGTTacccaaaatataaactttgactttTCAATTCATGCTAACATAAGTAAAAAGACTATACTACCCTTGAGACGTACTCATACGTGTTAAATAGGGTATCTCCTGCCCAAGTCCTTGTATTAGTAAGTTTTTCCCTCATATTATCCCAGTAAATAGGTGAAATGCAGTTATTGCCATAAAATGTTTCATAAGACACTATCTTTATTATCGTctagtagctattattataGTCAAACTCTATCAGAGGGATTATGTCTGGTAAACTTGCCTTTTAATCCATGTAGGAAACCTTTAACATGTATCTTTATCACCTCATTGGTCCTCTCTATCTAACCATTTGTGTGGAGATGAAAGCTAATATTGAATGCTAAACTTGTACCTAAAGATCTCTAAAGTTTCCTCCAAAATGTAAATACAAACCTCGCATCCCTATCTGAAATAATGGTCCTAGGTACTTCATGTAACCTTACTACCTCATTGATATCACTAACCCAGTTGACTTGTAGTAATGGTATCCTTAACTAGAAATAAATGCACTGACTTTGTTAATTTGTCCACTATAAGCCATAATGCATTGTACCCTTTTGATACTCTTTGGAGACTTACTGTAAAATCCATCAAAATATGATCTCAATCCATTCTATAATACTAAAAGATTGTAGTATCCTAGATTGTTACTTGTGCTCTGCCTTAACCTATTAATAGATGAGATACTTACCTATGTATTCACCCATATCTTTTTTCATACTAGTGTTAACTCaaagagtcattatgctcttatttttttaaattttgataataacaaactaatatgctcttaaacatattgactaatgactttacttgaatatgagtttaaattacAAGAATTTACCTAATGTACTTGAATGAGCATCAAGATGGAAATCAAAGATAAGGTTCAAAATGAAGAATtcttaaagatttgaagaaaagctcaagtttaggtagatgtCCTTGTAATATTGAAGCATTAGtattaggggtgttcaaaaatttttgataacTAAACCGAATCAATATCTGAATTGGCATCCGAATCGAAAAATAGGGTACTTATAAAATTGGTTCAGTTACCGGgtcaaaatattaagaaaaccAAAAATTCGATTCGGTTTTTGGTTTGCTCAAATTGGAAAATCAGTTATTTGGTAACCGGTttggttttcaaatttaaaaaataataaaaaaattatactaaaaattgATACTTGTCTTTTActattaacataaaaatcaaacgtttatttaaagaaaaaatgctTTTTATCTTTTGCTTTACTTCCTTCCTTGgacttctttttttcctttctttgatTTCTTTAGCCAACTAGCGTCTAGGATAAAACAATGCAAAGTTGTTGCAGAATTGCGACAAGGAGCAAGCAACCAAGGCTTAACACGTGGTTTCtcatcttcttttctcttgtttttcatcttctcttctCTATTCTTGCAATAATCTTCATTGTCATGCATAAGCTTTATCTTCTATTCTTCTTTACTTTCGTTTAAACACTTATCTGCTCACCTCAACAGTCAACTAGGCTCTTGCCATTTTCTGACAATATTTATCTCTCCTTTTTTCAACAACGTCAATGACAATTTCTTTCTCAAATCAAGTAATattctttctcaaattttttatgtagtttaattaattaattagtgaaGAAATTTTTCTACTAACAATGTTAGCAGCAATGGAGAAATCTAATGTCAAAGTGATTAGATTATGCATCGTGTAACCtgtaaaaacatatatatatatatatatatatatataattggagaacaatgaagaaattttgaaaaaaaaaaactaaatcaatATCCAATTGGAAGTGTGTACAAGGAGACTGTGGAACTCTCTTGCACATGCATGTCATCCCTTTGAGAAAATGCATCTTATTTTAAGATCCACACTAGTCCACTGACTCTGGTATGTTAGCTTAACATACCTTTTACAAGtacaaagaaaagaattaaacttatataaagtaataaaataaaatagaataaattaaagGGTAGATTTTCTCAAATCAGTGGGGTAGATTTTGTTAAATACAAATGTAAAATGCACTACATTCGTCACATTtccttataaaataaaatcgattaaattaatttgaactttttttttgttcttgtaaaGTATactaatacatattaatataagTTCAAAGAGGCTTGatgatgttgttttattgtgtttttattatcatgatagtatttacaattttatattgcgtactaatatgataatttattgttattgtagATGTCGTCCATCGATGATAACAGTGAGAATTTGTGGCTCCATTATCGGATAAAGACCTCAAACGTGTAAGTTCTACAAATACTAGGAAAAATGCTTCTGATACGTGggatcatttttaaaaaaattattatgatgttTTATGTAATTATTGTGGGGCTATCCTTGCTTATCCTAGCAAAAGTAGTACTAGTTCTTTATGTAACTATTTAAGTAGATGTAAAATATATCCTTTGAATGTGGTAGAAAAGAgacaaaagattttaatatttcaaaaacacaCACATGATCCCTCAAGTTGTGTTAAAGCTACTTCCTTCCACACATTCTTCACTTTACCTTtggaaatttgatcaaaatttatttag
Encoded proteins:
- the LOC123201659 gene encoding uncharacterized protein LOC123201659: MTRSQNPELLDFDPEIERTFRRCRRERRVRQKVAMEDNINYQRALRDYDIPTVHDGYSSVVRPAVVANNFEIKLSIVQMVQQNQFGGLENEDPHVHLSHFSHICDTFKMNGVSEDAIKLTLFPFSLKDRATSWLDSRAPGAFTTWQTLSEAFLAKYFPPGKTVKLRNEIATFCQRDDEFLYEAWERFKDLQRQCPYHGLPDWLVFQTFYNGLSHSLKSILDAAANGSLMSKTFDMALHLIEEMASNSCRWPNDRASQRRHLGVHEVDGITMVNAKLDALTKKLERLDMKVIKTSSCENCGGDHASFECQMGTHYTHKPTNEQVNFLNYNQRGQGNPYSNTYNPGWKNHPNFAWSNQANTSNPNQNFKQPPPGFQARNTNP